The window AATCACGTCGAGCCGGTAGTAGAGATCTTCACGGAAGGCCCCTTCGGCAACCGCCCGCTCCAGATCTCGATTTGTGGCTGCGACGATGCGCACATCCACCTTCACATCCTGCGTGCCGCCCACCCGGCGGAACTGGCGTTCCTGAATCACCCGCAACAGCTTGACCTGGATTGCCGGGGTCGTGTCGCCGATCTCATCGAGAAAGATCGTCCCGCCGTTGGCCACTTCAAACAATCCGGCTTTGTTCGACACCGCGCCCGTGAACGAGCCCTTCATATGGCCGAAGAGTTCACTCTCCAGGAGGGTCTCCGGCACTGCGCTGCAATTCACCGTCACAAACGGCATGGACGCCCGCGAACTGTTGAAATGGATGGCCCGAGCCACCAATTCCTTGCCCGTGCCGCTCTCCCCGCCGATCAGCACATTGCTTTTGGAATCGGCCACCTTTCGGATGACGTCGTAAACCTTCTGCATCACCTCGCTCTGGCCGATGAGTTGGGAAAAGGAGGATTGGCTGGCCAGCTCTCGTTTGAGGAGCATGTTCTCGGTCGACAGCCGCCGCCGCTCAATCGCATTGCGAATAATCAGCTGCACCTCGTCGACCTGAAACGGCTTGGTGAGGTAGTCGTAGGCGCCGTGCTTCATCGCATCCACGGCCGACTCAGCCGACGCAAACGCGGTAATGACCAAGACGACGGTGTCGGGCGACGAAGCCTTGACGGCTTTCAACACATCCAACCCGCCGGCCCTAGGCATCTTGAGGTCCGTGATCACAAGATCGAAGATTTCCTTCTGGATCTGCGCGATCGCCTCCTCGCCGTCCGACGCCGCGGTCACGGCATATCCGGCCCGCTTGAGCATAATGCTCAGGACATCGCGCAACCCCTGCTCGTCATCGACGACTAAAATCTTTTCCACGGTTCCCTTCCTTCATGCCGCAGTCGGACGCCGGTCTCCTCAGACTGCGGCAGACAGACGACAAACCGCGCGCCGCTCCCCACTTCGCTCTCCACTTTGATCCACCCGTCGTGCAGCTCCACAATGCGATGGACCTGAGCCAGCCCCAAGCCCGACCCTTCCTTCTTAGTCGTAAAAAACGGGAGAAAGATTTTGTCGAAGTTCTGCTTGGGAATGCCTTCTCCGCTGTCCTGAAAGCT is drawn from Nitrospira sp. and contains these coding sequences:
- a CDS encoding sigma-54-dependent Fis family transcriptional regulator: MEKILVVDDEQGLRDVLSIMLKRAGYAVTAASDGEEAIAQIQKEIFDLVITDLKMPRAGGLDVLKAVKASSPDTVVLVITAFASAESAVDAMKHGAYDYLTKPFQVDEVQLIIRNAIERRRLSTENMLLKRELASQSSFSQLIGQSEVMQKVYDVIRKVADSKSNVLIGGESGTGKELVARAIHFNSSRASMPFVTVNCSAVPETLLESELFGHMKGSFTGAVSNKAGLFEVANGGTIFLDEIGDTTPAIQVKLLRVIQERQFRRVGGTQDVKVDVRIVAATNRDLERAVAEGAFREDLYYRLDVIPIKLPPLRMRSGDIPLLTQHFLEKFAKESGKPVPTMSQEAMRVLLAHEWRGNVRELENVIERVVAFTTGSSVTDADIRGWLHKPVNNQQAVPSELPEDGLDLEGLINTIEKDLLLKALERSQWVKKRAARLLRLNTRSFRYRLEKYEIKGGRD